From Gordonia crocea, the proteins below share one genomic window:
- a CDS encoding FHA domain-containing protein produces the protein MSSAQCKRGHTGDPQLTPQCRECGSDWIVDAGPAPDPAPAAPAAPGGRVSLRKGEPVTEVVSPTPAPAPVPEPAAVVAPLRLTVGSRTITIADGETVGLGRSPDYPHADLFAPESGFDNVSRIHAALRYAGGRVYVTDLGSSNGTFVNGTRIESGAEYEVHPGQALRLAADVPLGLDWGTP, from the coding sequence ATGAGTAGCGCCCAGTGCAAACGCGGCCACACCGGCGACCCGCAGCTGACCCCGCAGTGCCGCGAATGCGGTTCGGACTGGATTGTCGACGCCGGGCCGGCGCCCGACCCGGCCCCGGCGGCCCCGGCGGCCCCGGGTGGCCGGGTCTCGCTCCGCAAGGGCGAACCGGTCACCGAGGTCGTGTCGCCGACCCCCGCACCCGCACCCGTGCCCGAGCCGGCGGCGGTGGTGGCTCCGCTGCGATTGACCGTCGGGTCCCGGACGATCACGATCGCCGACGGGGAGACCGTCGGCCTGGGCCGCAGCCCCGACTATCCGCATGCGGATCTGTTCGCCCCCGAGAGTGGGTTCGACAACGTCTCGCGCATCCATGCGGCGCTGCGCTACGCGGGCGGGCGCGTGTATGTCACCGACCTCGGGTCGTCCAACGGCACGTTCGTCAACGGCACCCGGATCGAGTCGGGGGCGGAGTACGAGGTCCACCCCGGGCAGGCGCTGCGCCTGGCCGCCGACGTACCCCTCGGATTGGATTGGGGGACACCGTGA
- a CDS encoding 4Fe-4S single cluster domain-containing protein → MTRIDLSRIHFPVTNLGHGTRIGVWVQGCTVHCRGCVSRDTWPARPDDAVEVDAVLDRIAADLPSAHGVTISGGEPTDQPAALHELLAGIDRLRGRRDDLDVLVYTGRSLAEAVELVPGLAGLADVVISEPFLADRVDATLALRGSSNQVVTPMTALGRRRYGRVDADLAHQRDTIGLHVDDDSIWMVGIPRPGDLAELETALAADGITLGRRSWLT, encoded by the coding sequence ATGACCCGGATCGACTTGTCGCGCATCCACTTCCCGGTGACCAACCTCGGTCACGGGACGCGGATCGGTGTCTGGGTGCAGGGCTGCACCGTGCACTGCCGCGGGTGCGTCTCCCGCGACACCTGGCCCGCCCGGCCCGACGACGCGGTGGAGGTGGACGCCGTCCTCGACCGGATTGCGGCCGACCTGCCGTCGGCGCACGGCGTCACGATCTCCGGTGGCGAGCCCACCGATCAGCCGGCGGCCCTGCACGAGCTGCTCGCCGGGATCGACCGGTTGCGCGGACGGCGCGACGACCTCGACGTCCTCGTCTACACGGGCCGATCGCTGGCCGAAGCGGTCGAACTCGTCCCGGGGTTGGCGGGCCTGGCCGACGTCGTCATCAGCGAGCCGTTCCTCGCCGACCGCGTCGACGCGACGCTGGCGCTGCGCGGCTCGTCGAACCAGGTGGTCACGCCGATGACGGCGCTGGGCCGGCGGCGGTACGGCCGCGTCGACGCCGACCTGGCGCACCAGCGCGACACGATCGGCCTGCACGTCGACGACGACAGTATCTGGATGGTCGGCATCCCGCGGCCGGGAGACTTGGCCGAACTCGAGACCGCCCTGGCGGCCGACGGGATCACCCTGGGTCGGAGGTCGTGGCTGACATGA
- a CDS encoding AAA family ATPase, translating into MTSGQADVAGWAAQTPTWLREADVALAASPQIAVCGNIRDLVPVPNPDFPQGPPLTPVTVAQAVEQMLVTAGHTNLVVFDRSGGGRAVLDGGGVATGLIGQAQSAAGDDAGPLAVLRELVRAVAQSPSPCCLIIEGASRLRVDPEAVEEPMHDLLVTAEAMMLGAPRNSVDGPHRSPLYNSVFWLLDREGDLPHWLVGSDLMRVVSVPMPSHGDRRRRIRALINSLPGIEPIPFTAPLDEATEEVVDRYASQTTGLSLRSIDEVNRLAIDRGITAQDIDDAIRTYRVGIPDNPWHEGDLKSKLKEATERLSASVFGQPAAIRKAADILIRSSMGLTGAQTTSSSNRPQGVLFFAGPTGVGKTELAKAMAELVFGLKDAFLRFDMSEFSSEHAEARLIGAPPGYIGHNAGGELTNAIRQQPFRLILFDEVEKAHPRILDKFLQILEDGRLTDGNGSTVHFSEALIVFTSNLGVYVTGPDGVRRPVVQRGAPYETVESTIRAAVQEHFTKEIGRPELLNRIGDNIVVFDFIADEIGARLVAKFVANIVDRVRESPGTELTVSDAALATLTQAACANLDFGGRGVGNVVESMLINPLARALFAYDQVPPAVVLEEFVNSDEGWSVVLR; encoded by the coding sequence ATGACCTCCGGGCAGGCCGACGTCGCGGGGTGGGCCGCGCAGACGCCGACGTGGCTGCGCGAGGCCGACGTCGCGCTGGCGGCCAGCCCACAGATCGCGGTGTGCGGCAACATCCGCGACCTCGTCCCAGTCCCCAACCCCGACTTTCCGCAGGGACCGCCGCTCACCCCGGTGACCGTGGCCCAGGCCGTCGAGCAGATGCTCGTCACCGCCGGGCACACCAACCTCGTCGTCTTCGACCGGTCCGGCGGCGGACGGGCCGTCCTCGACGGCGGCGGGGTCGCGACCGGCCTGATCGGCCAGGCCCAATCCGCGGCCGGCGACGACGCCGGGCCGCTGGCGGTCCTGCGCGAGTTGGTCCGGGCCGTCGCGCAATCGCCGTCGCCGTGCTGCCTGATCATCGAAGGCGCGTCGCGGCTGCGCGTCGACCCCGAGGCGGTCGAGGAACCGATGCACGACCTGCTCGTCACCGCCGAGGCGATGATGCTCGGCGCACCGCGGAACTCGGTCGACGGCCCGCACCGGAGCCCGCTGTACAACTCGGTCTTCTGGCTCCTCGACCGCGAGGGCGACCTGCCGCATTGGCTCGTCGGCAGCGACCTCATGCGCGTGGTCTCGGTGCCCATGCCGTCGCACGGTGACCGGCGCCGGCGCATCCGGGCGCTGATCAACTCGCTGCCGGGGATTGAGCCGATCCCGTTCACCGCACCGCTGGACGAGGCGACCGAGGAGGTCGTCGACCGTTACGCGAGCCAGACCACGGGACTCTCGCTGCGGTCGATCGACGAGGTCAACCGCCTGGCGATCGACCGCGGGATCACCGCCCAGGACATCGACGACGCGATCCGCACCTACCGCGTCGGCATCCCGGACAACCCGTGGCACGAGGGCGATCTCAAATCGAAGCTCAAGGAGGCCACCGAACGGTTGTCGGCCAGCGTGTTCGGCCAGCCCGCCGCGATCCGCAAAGCCGCCGACATCCTCATCCGGTCGTCGATGGGGCTGACCGGCGCCCAGACCACCAGTTCGAGCAACCGTCCGCAGGGCGTGCTGTTCTTCGCCGGGCCGACCGGCGTGGGCAAGACCGAACTCGCCAAGGCGATGGCCGAACTCGTTTTTGGACTCAAGGACGCGTTCCTGCGCTTCGACATGAGCGAGTTCTCCTCCGAGCACGCCGAGGCCCGACTGATCGGCGCGCCGCCCGGATACATCGGACACAACGCCGGCGGCGAGCTCACCAACGCCATCCGCCAACAACCGTTCCGGCTCATCTTGTTCGACGAGGTGGAGAAGGCCCACCCGCGGATTTTGGACAAGTTCCTGCAGATCCTCGAGGACGGGCGGCTCACCGACGGCAACGGGTCGACCGTGCACTTCTCCGAGGCGCTGATCGTGTTCACGTCCAACCTCGGCGTGTACGTGACCGGTCCGGACGGGGTGCGTCGACCCGTCGTGCAGCGGGGTGCGCCCTACGAGACGGTCGAGTCCACCATCCGCGCGGCCGTGCAGGAGCACTTCACCAAGGAGATCGGGCGGCCCGAACTGCTCAACCGGATCGGCGACAACATCGTCGTCTTCGACTTCATCGCCGACGAGATCGGCGCGCGCCTGGTGGCGAAGTTCGTCGCCAACATCGTCGACCGCGTCCGGGAGTCCCCGGGCACCGAGTTGACCGTCTCGGATGCGGCCCTGGCGACGTTGACGCAGGCGGCGTGCGCCAACCTCGACTTCGGCGGCCGCGGCGTCGGCAACGTCGTCGAGTCGATGTTGATCAACCCGCTCGCACGGGCGTTGTTCGCCTACGACCAGGTGCCGCCGGCAGTCGTGCTCGAGGAGTTCGTGAACTCCGACGAGGGGTGGAGCGTGGTGCTCCGATGA
- a CDS encoding PP2C family protein-serine/threonine phosphatase yields the protein MIRSLWVAVASHTGLVREYNEDAVGINGFALQGDKARTLYLTLPLDRPQAIAVCDGMGGHAGGERASVLAAQRCTTVDDATALDRASAAALLQQASDEINTISETSAEYRGLGTTVVGAYIAPGGEVLIVNVGDARAYRMESGFLAQLTIDHRSAQTGNLTQTLGGGQRCVLEPAAYDTVVDEAGIVLCSDGIADYVDDAAVKAELTRTDSPRSVPDRLVELALAGGGGDNATAVHLRLAPPRRTPQPPAGPLTEGFSR from the coding sequence GTGATCCGATCGCTGTGGGTGGCCGTCGCCTCGCACACCGGGCTGGTGCGCGAATACAACGAGGATGCCGTCGGCATCAACGGATTCGCCCTGCAGGGCGACAAGGCGCGAACCCTCTACCTGACGCTGCCGCTCGACCGCCCGCAGGCGATCGCGGTCTGCGACGGGATGGGCGGACACGCCGGCGGCGAGCGGGCCAGTGTGCTGGCGGCCCAACGGTGCACCACCGTCGACGACGCGACCGCCCTCGACCGGGCCTCGGCCGCCGCGCTGCTGCAACAGGCCTCCGACGAGATCAACACGATCTCCGAAACGTCGGCCGAGTACCGCGGGCTGGGGACGACGGTCGTCGGCGCGTACATCGCGCCCGGCGGCGAGGTGCTGATCGTCAACGTCGGCGACGCCCGGGCCTACCGCATGGAGTCGGGGTTCTTGGCGCAACTGACCATCGACCACCGATCCGCCCAGACCGGCAATCTGACGCAGACGCTGGGCGGCGGTCAACGCTGCGTCCTCGAGCCGGCGGCCTACGACACCGTCGTCGACGAGGCGGGCATCGTGCTGTGCTCCGACGGCATCGCCGACTACGTCGACGACGCCGCCGTCAAAGCGGAGCTGACCCGGACCGACTCGCCGCGCTCGGTGCCCGACCGGCTGGTCGAGTTGGCGTTGGCCGGGGGCGGCGGCGACAACGCGACCGCCGTCCACCTGCGCCTCGCCCCGCCCCGACGCACTCCGCAACCGCCCGCCGGGCCGCTGACAGAAGGGTTCTCGCGATGA